In the genome of Lactuca sativa cultivar Salinas chromosome 3, Lsat_Salinas_v11, whole genome shotgun sequence, the window TTAAAACGAATTTGTATTTGAAGTACATTACTATAACCATAGCTTTTTCAAAGTATATGTTGTGAtatgaaaaaataaaatcaaaactctataataaacaaatcaatcaaagtatattgttgtttcttgAACTTAACccctttatttatttatagtgCTATAATTggaaagatttttcaaaatataatgttCTTATATGAAAACAAGAAAGTACAATGTTATGATTGGGTAGATTTTGTAAAAGTACAGAGAttctttaaaagaaaaataaattgaaattagaaacaaaatggagGGTGCAACTATTGGATTAAAAACACTTAAAATTAATTTATGTGgagggttttgtttttttttccagGAGAAATGGCGTTACTAGTTGAAGGTCTAGAAGTGGGAGGAACTGAAACGTCAGTAGAAGAGTACGTCATCGGGGCTGATAATGAGCTTAGTGAAGATCACGTTGAAGAGAAAGATCAAATCAAGTTATATGGAGCAGAAGAAGGTCAATCATGGGTGGCTAAACCTGTGAGGGGCCAAAGCTCTTTAGTCTTAGCTTCACGTCAAGGAAGTGTAACAGCACATATGATGGATCCGATGGTGACTCTATTCGGAAGTGTCCACGAGAAACAAAATGAAAACGGAAGTATGAAAAGTATGCTTCTTCCAAATTTTGGAAGCATGTTCGCTCAAGAACACCATAAAACAGACAACTGGGATGTCGAGAGCAATCACGACAAGGGTAATTtatcagatgatgatgatgataataacTTGAAGAGTCCATTGTTATCTCGTGAAGCAACAGAAAGAGACGTGGTTGCCTCTGCTTCAAGGGGTAGTATGTTACTAAACAACGCTAATGAGACAACCACCGCCATGGGGATTGGCGGTGGGTGGCAGTTGGCTTACAAAAAGTCCGATGATGGGAAGAAAGCCGGTGGACTTAAGAGGATCTACCTGCACCAGGAAGGTGGCGCCGCCGTTGAATCTAGACGTGGGTCAATTGCTGCACTTGGTgtcggtggtggtggtgatggtgaggcTGTCCGTGCGTCGGCTCTTGTGAGTCGATCGGTTCTTTGTCTAGACAATGTCACCGGAGAAAACCCTATTCAGACTGGCACAATCAAGCCGCCGCCGTCTGCTAAAAAGGGCACAAGTTGGTCGGAGCTTTCAGAGCctggtattaaacaagcgttgaTTGTTGGTGTAGGGATTCAAATACTTCAACAGGTGATCAATCGATGTGTTTCTATCTTTAATTGGTTTTAATATGTATTTATAAACGGATTTTTTTAAACAGTTTTCTGGTATAAATGGAGTTTTGTACTACACTCCTCAAATTCTTGAACAAGCTGGGGTAGGAATTCTTTTGTCTAGCATGGGAATTGGTTCTGAATCAGCTTCTTTCCTCATTAGCGGTGTCACAACCTTATTGATGCTTCCTAGCATTGGTATCGCCATGAGGCTTATAGATGTAGCTGGCCGAAGGTAAGTTCTTTCTCTTATAAAAGAAGACACTTTcaaatatttgtttattatagcattgcATTTTCATTTCATCTTATTACAACATTATGCTTTATAAAATCGACCCATTTTATAGAATTGTTATCGAATTTACAAATTAATTTTCAATGTTATAATAGGTAGATTTCTAAAAGTAAAAGTCTTCATAAAAAAGAAATTgtaatttcattgctaaaattgCTAGATTTATTTGAAGTACAATCTCTTCATaaggaaaaacaaaataaaatacaaagaAGTAATAGAATACAATGAAAGCATGATTCTATAATAAATGAAAAGAAGTGCATTGTTATTATTTGCATTAACCCTTTGTATTTACGATCTTCTAACTTTGGTTTTCTTGATCATAGAGTAATTGGACATTAGACTAAGGGGTTGTTTAGTAAATTGCAATGAATGCTGAGCTAAATGGTTCCAACCTCTTAATGGTTAAGAGATTTAATGTTGCTTAACCGTTCAGAGGCAAACTTTGGACTTGTTCAGATGCTGCAACAAACGCCATGAATGTTGAACAATTCAGAGTGTCATCCGAATGGTTCCATTCAAAAGTTACTCAACAAGCCTGATTAAAAGAATGAAATGTAGCAAAATTAATAGATCCTTTAGTGTTGTGAGTTTGATCGACTATACTAGTTTACAAAAAAAATTactaaaatgaattattttcatCGTTTTTTCCCAGGATGCTGCTCTTAGCTACACTACCGATTCTTTTGACATCACTCGTTGTACTAGTTTTGAGCAATATGATTCACATGGATTCAGTAACCCATGCAGTTATCTCCACCATTAGTGTTGTAGTTTACTTTTGCACATTCGTGATGGGTTTTGGACCAATCCCCAACACACTTTGCTCAGAGATCTTCCCAACGCGTGTGAGAGGCCTTTGTATTGCCATTTGTGCACTTACCTTTTGGGTAGGAGACATTATAGTCACTTACACACTTCCAGTGCTGCTCACCACCATTGGACTTCAGGGTGCTTTTGGAATCTATGCGGTTGTGTGTACCATCTCATGGTTTTTTGTTTACTTCAAAGTGCCTGAAACAAAGGGTATGCCACTTGAAGTCATTACAGAATTTTTCGCCATGGGTGCTAATAAGAAGTCAAATTGATGAGATTATGAAGATTGAGACAAGCACAAAACCTTTCGATGATGTGGCAGGGCTCAAGATCAAGAAACTATATATGTGCTAAGAGGTCGAAAGGAATCAAATAAATTTGTTATGATTCACATCTTAGTTTGCATTGAATTTTTGCACTTTAAGTTTCATTTCGATGAGGTTACAAACGTGATATCAGGATTAGTATTTGCATTTATTCAAAAAATTTGTTTAATTTCATGCTTTTTGTTTCATATGTATGTCTTTTTCGATTTAAAAAACGATTTGGTTGTTTGCTTTAAATGGACAGAAGAGTGTGTTACAATGTGCATACCCATCAAAGAAATTTTCATTAATTTATGTTGTATATAAAAGTTTTGATACTTGCATGTACAAGTTTTCTAGTGTTATGACAATAGATTAGCCAATTTACATGGGAAATGAGATGTAGCATTTCCCTAGAAATCTTTTTTAGTCGAACCCATTGTTTTTCATCTATAGACGAGTTTTCTTTCATCCATTCGTGGTAGAGATGTTTGTTTAGATGGATCGATTTGATATGATCTAATCAAGTAAATCCAAATAAAAttcagttttcaaaacatggatcctaATAGTACAAGTTAAATTCATATAAGATGTGATCCAACAAAATTACAATTCAGTTGGATCAGATTTTGCAATTCAGTTTTTAAGAGGCaagacattatatatatatatatatatatatatatatatatatatatatatatatatatatatatatatatatatatatatatattagtaaagTACCCACGCAATGCAGCGGGGCAGATAATTCATTTATGAAAATAGTGTCCATGCGGCGATTAGTTTCATTTTCGTGTCAATTTCAACTTTTGGCTTATTATTTTGTGTTTGGTTGTTCCTTGCGGTTAACAGTTTCTATCTAGGTGCATAGCTACAAGGGTCTAATAGTTTTCCTTCCGATGTCATGTATTGCTCTGGTTTTACTTTACCTATTATTTCGAATATGGCGTCCATAAAgggaaaatgaaaaatataatatCAATAAATCGATCTGTTTTGTTAAACGGTCAATGAATTTGCTTTGAGcatactattttctgttaataataaAATTATGTTTCTTTTATGAGTTAAAAGTAAAGTATGTTTTTTTAATGATAGAAGCTTGTAAACTTTTTCATATAGAAATAAATttcttttgttattttgattaaaaataaaattatgtagtttttttgttataaataaaaatacattgctattttagGTTCTAAATAAAATTATGCTTTGTTTTGATTTACAATAAATATACACAAGAATAGATTCATAATTGTTAAACATaagaaaaaattaatatattttctttaatataatTACGCTTGGAATATATTCTAATGATTAGAAATTAGGATTTATGAAGTTTAATATAAAATTACGTTGCAAAAATCAGTTTACTtgtcaaaatatatttttataatattgttTGGTATAATTTTAAATCGATTTTTCTTTAATTTGAAAATGAAAAGTCCAAGTTATTTTCAAATTTGCTGTCCAAAAACAAACACCGGACAAGTGTATCTACTTAAATGTTTTATCGACTTTGTTTTTTgagtataaatattaaattttatatataattaaataatacataCCTAACAACATTTTTTGTAAAATCTAATTTAGCAATAAACTCACGTGCtcaaaaaaatgttttatcaaCTTTTCTAAGATACCTTTGACTACTTTCaaattacaaaattaaaaatCCGAAAATCTAATTAAATAAATGTATTCCTTTTATCTTAAGACAaatatttttcatataaaaatattagaaagggtatttttcttataaaagtaatTTTTAGGTAGTCATTCTCTAATAGTTATTTTGTGttgaatatttaataaactattaGTTTTAtaacttttgttttattttagtttgtattgtaaaatatttttcttgttttttttaatattttatgtaATACAATGTAAAATTTTTTCTTAACAACGCACACAATGAAAAAAAAGAAACATAATTACC includes:
- the LOC111896739 gene encoding monosaccharide-sensing protein 2, yielding MSSKGAVYVAIAAAIGNMLQGWDNATIAGAVLYIKKEFHLETQPTIEGLIVAMSLIGATVITTFSGPVSDNIGRRPMLIISSMFYFTSGLVMFWSPNVYVLLIARLLDGFGIGLAVTLVPLYISETAPSDIRGLLNTLPQFTGSIGMCLAYTMVFIMSLKSNASWRMMLGVLSLPSVSYFLLTLFFLPESPRWLVSKGKMDEAKVVLQWLRGKEDVSGEMALLVEGLEVGGTETSVEEYVIGADNELSEDHVEEKDQIKLYGAEEGQSWVAKPVRGQSSLVLASRQGSVTAHMMDPMVTLFGSVHEKQNENGSMKSMLLPNFGSMFAQEHHKTDNWDVESNHDKGNLSDDDDDNNLKSPLLSREATERDVVASASRGSMLLNNANETTTAMGIGGGWQLAYKKSDDGKKAGGLKRIYLHQEGGAAVESRRGSIAALGVGGGGDGEAVRASALVSRSVLCLDNVTGENPIQTGTIKPPPSAKKGTSWSELSEPGIKQALIVGVGIQILQQFSGINGVLYYTPQILEQAGVGILLSSMGIGSESASFLISGVTTLLMLPSIGIAMRLIDVAGRRMLLLATLPILLTSLVVLVLSNMIHMDSVTHAVISTISVVVYFCTFVMGFGPIPNTLCSEIFPTRVRGLCIAICALTFWVGDIIVTYTLPVLLTTIGLQGAFGIYAVVCTISWFFVYFKVPETKGMPLEVITEFFAMGANKKSN